A section of the Solea senegalensis isolate Sse05_10M unplaced genomic scaffold, IFAPA_SoseM_1 scf7180000012646, whole genome shotgun sequence genome encodes:
- the nipa1 gene encoding magnesium transporter NIPA1: MSLDSTEPNLSLSSFSASGSSGSVSAAAAGGIFIAVVSSFINGSTFVLQKKGIIRSVHRGGSYLTDVLWWSGTVAMIVGQIGNFVAYNMAPAVIVTPLGALGVLFGAVLASWILQEHLNTLGKLGCVLCCCGSVMLIIHAPKSEAVTTRLELEERLSDPVFVSFCVLVLVLLVALVVWVAPAHGSSNIMVYVSICSLLGSFTVPCSKGLGLAAPDVFGDEGVSSSSSRATVLFLGLLVTLVLSVLVQFFFINKALERFSSNMFEAIYYVTFTSTVILASALLFREWTSLTFTDAVAMMCALSTVCVGVVLLRISHEAEITWKKKEGREKRD; this comes from the exons ATGAGTTTGGACTCAACAGAACCGAATCTCAGCCTCAGCAGCTTCTCTGCTTCCGGTTCCTCTGGTTCTgtatctgcagcagcagcagggggaaTCTTCATCGCTGTTGTTTCCAGTTTCATTAACGGATCCACTTTTGTTCTCCAGAAAAAAGGAATAATCCGCTCAGTTcacagag gTGGGTCTTACCTCACAGATGTGCTGTGGTGGAGTGGAACAGTGGCCA TGATAGTTGGTCAGATTGGAAACTTTGTGGCATATAACATGGCTCCTGCTGTTATAGTGACTCCACTGGGCGCTCTGGGAGTTCTGTTCGG TGCTGTTCTGGCCTCGTGGATCTTACAGGAACACTTAAACACGTTGGGTAAACTgggctgtgtgttgtgttgctgtggcTCAGTGATGCTCATCATTCACGCTCCTAAATCTGAGGCTGTGACGACCAgactggagctggaggagagacTCTCTGACCCAG TGTTTGTGAGCTTCTGTGTCCTGGTGCTGGTTCTGCTGGTGGCTCTGGTGGTGTGGGTCGCTCCAGCTCATGGTTCCTCAAACATCATGGTGTACGTGTCCATCTGTTCTCTGCTGGGCAGCTTCACAGTCCCCTGTAGTAAAGGTCTTGGTCTGGCAGCTCCGGACGTGTTTGGAGATGAaggtgtgagcagcagcagcagcagagctacagTACTCTTCCTGGGTCTGCTGGTGACACTGGTCCTCAGCGTCCTGGTCCAATTCTTCTTCATCAACAAAGCTCTGGAGCGTTTCAGTTCCAACATGTTTGAGGCCATCTACTACGTGACCTTCACGTCCACCGTCATCCTGGCCTCAGCTCTGCTCTTCAGGGAGTGGACGTCATTGACATTCACAGACGCTGTCGCCATGATGTGTGCGTTATCCACCGTGTGTGTCGGAGTGGTTTTACTGCGGATTTCACACGAGGCCGAGATCACGtggaagaagaaggaaggacGAGAAAAGAGGGACTGa